CCTTGAACAGTTCCTCCTCCCTTTTGAGCAGATAAAGGAGTGCCTTCCTCTTTTCCCCCTCGAAGTTCTCCATGTCTATCTCGAACTTTATCAGAAAGGCCCTCCTGAAGTGTCCCACCCAGTCCTTCGCCTCCCTCCAGTTGGGAGCATAGGGCGGGCAGCTCGGTCTCTTACCGTACATCGGACAGGCGCGGCACTTCCAGACGGGCCTCGGCGAGACGACTATTTCCGAGGCGTCAATCTCCCTTTCCCAGAGCACTCTCATGGGGCATCAAGAAGAGAAGGAAAGAATCCTTAAAAATCAATCCATGAGCCTTCCACCGTTGACGTCTATGAGTTCTCCGGTTATGTGGTCGTTCTCCAGCAGGAAAATCACCGCGTGGGCTATCTCCTCCGGCTTGGCTATCTCCCCCGTCAGGGACAGTTTCTTGAGCTTCTCCTTTATGTCGGGGCTTATTAGCTCGGTGTCTACCGGGCCGGGAGCGACAGCGTTGACGAGTATGTCCGGCGCCAGGTGCCTCGCGAGGTTGAAGGTGAGGGCTATGAGGCCGCCCTTCGAGGCTGCGTAGTGGGGCCCAACGGTTCCTCCATCCTTCCCGGCTATGGAGGCTATGTTGACTATCTTGCCCTTCTTCATGTACCTCAGAACTTCCTGCGTCACTATGAAGGCCCCCTTGAGGTTTACTCCAAGAACCGCGTCCCAGTCCTCATCGGTAACTTCCATCGGCCTCAGGGCCTTCCCGAGTATACCGGCGTTGTTCACCAGTATGTCTATCCTCCCAAAGTGCCCAACGACCTCCTCCACCATCTTCCTGACTTCCTCCCGGTTGCTAACGTCCGCCTTAACTGCGATGGCATCGACGCCGTGGGAACGGCAGAGCTCGACGGTTTTCCAGGCCCCTTCCGCGCTGTGGGCGTAGTTTACAGCCACGTTTGCCCCCTTCCGGGCAAGGGCAACCGCTATGGCCCTCCCTATTCCTCTCCCAGCTCCGGTAACGAGGGCAACCTTTCCGGCCAGCTCCATGGGAACCACCGGTTAAACTTATGCCCTTCGGTTAATAAAGCCTAACGCCGAAATATTTTTACGTTTGAAAAACCATCTATTCATATGAAGCGTGTCCTGGTAGTGCTGCTCTTGGCCTTTGGGATGGTGGTCTCCGGCTGCATTGGGTCGGAGAAGGAGAAAGGAGGGGTTAGGATGGATTTGGAGATAGGTTCGGTATTTCACGACGGTGACTACATACCCGTCGAGTTCACTTGCGACGGGGAAGATGTGAACCCACCGATATTCATCGGGCACATCGACCCCAACGTGAAGAGCCTCGTCATCATAATGGACGACCCGGATGCGCCAATGGGTACGTTCACCCACTGGATAGCGTGGAACATCCCGCCGCTCGGGGAGATTCCGAAGGGCGTTCCTCCGAAGGGCGTCGTAGAGGCTCCCGTGAGGATGGTTCAGGGAAGGAACGACTTCGGAAAGATCGGCTACGGCGGTCCCTGCCCCCCGAAGGGGCACGGCGTCCACCACTATCACTTCAAGATCTACGCCCTAGACACGGTTCTTGAGCTCGATCCCGGGACGAGCAGAAAAGAACTGGAAAAGGCCATGGAAGGCCACATCATTCAGATGGGAGAACTGGTGGGGCTCTACGAGAGGAAGTGATTCTCCCTTAATGGGAGGATTTTATCTTTCCCTTCAGTTCCATGAGCTTTACCACGAGGTTTATCGCACTCTGGAGCGCCGACAGGAAGTTCAGCGTGAAGAATATCCAGTCCCCGATTATGTAGGAGTACACTGTCAGCATGCTCGCCGCGGTCACATATATCACGATGAACTCTAGGTTCAGCGGGCAGTGCCTCTTTCTCACGGTCTCCAGGGTCTGGGGAACCCATGAACCGACCAGCAATAGCATTCCAATGAGTCCTATTATCTCTCCACCGTTCATTTCTCTCACCCGGACGGGGAACGAGGGGGCATAAAAAAGCCTTGTGGCGTGGTTAGTGTTAAAACCATGGTGCTGAAAGGAGAAAATAGACAGGTTTAAGCTAAAGCTGGCTTGCGAGCCGCGACATGGTCCAGGTCTTCACGTCATCGTCCATTATGCCGTTGATTATCTCCATTGCCTCTGAGACGTTCCCCCTCTTCGCGAGGGCCAGTGCCACCTCGGCCTCGACCTTGGACTTGTTCGAGAGGTCCGTTATGTAGCCCGCTATGCGAAGCGCCTCCTCCGGGTTGCCCATGTTCAGGAATTCGAAGGCCAGACTCATGAGCGCCTTTGTGCTCTCTTCCCTGCTATCTATGTCGAGGGCGGCCTTTATAGCCCTCTCCAGCGCGTCTGAATAATCCCTCCCGGACTTTGCAACCTCGACCGCTATGTTCGAGAAAGCCTTCGAGCGTATCACTCTGTCGGGTATTCCGTCCGCCATGGCGAGGGCTTCGTTTATCTTCCCGGATTCGACCAGCTTCATGACGGCCTCGTAGAGAGCCCGGGAACGGTACCATTCCTGCATGGTGACCCCCAAGGTTATTTCATCCCCCTGGATTTAAGGCTTCTGTTCTATTATTTTGCCGCTCCAAGGAGCAGGGTTTATAACCCATGCCGAGAACCTCTAAGAGGTGATATGGATGAAAAAACTTGGAATGGTGCTTTTGCTCATGCTCCTCATCGGTTTTGCGGCGGGCTGCATCTCGAATTCAAACACTTCCACACAGTCCCAGACGACCTCAACGGGCCCCGAGTACGTGGTCATCAACGGGACGAAGATCTATCTCAATCAGATACACTTCTACATGTACGGCCTGAAGACCTGCCCCCACTGCAGGGCAATGAAGGAGGAGATACCCAAGGTCTACGGCAATGACAGCCTGACATACTACGAGCTCATGAACAACGAGACGAACATGAAGCTCTTTGAGACGCAGTACACCTACACCGGGATAAGCGGTGTCCCCGCGATAGCCATAGCCTACGGTGGGAACCTTACGGCCATCATTGAGGGCGAATACAACGTCTCCGCCACACCCAAAATAATATACACCTCGATGGAGAACAGGGCGGTGGTACTCTTCGTCGGCGGCAAGGCCTACCTGCTCAAGAACCAGACTATAATAAGCACCTTAAAGGCCATATACATCGAGCACAGGCTCCCTGAAAACGAAACCGGATGATAGAACCTCCTGTTCTCAACCTTTTGTTTTAGAAACGCAGAAAAAGGGCTCGGCATACTTTTCATCATGAGGAGCGAGCTCAAAGGCCTGGCAATAATACTTCTTGTGTCCTTCGGGATAAGCTCACTGGCGCTCTGGGCGCTGGATATGGTGAGTTTTCTGCCGACGTTCTTCACGCTGGCGCTGACGGACTCGATAAACCCCTGCACCTTTGTCATATACACCATGCTCCTCATAGCCCTCTCCGTCAGGGAAATCTCGCGCAGACGGCTTTACCTTGTGGGTATGTCCTTCGTAGTGGCAGTCTACATCTCCTACTACCTCCTCGGCGTCGGTCTGCTGTACCTCGGGTCTTATATCCCCCTTTGGGCCGCAGGAGTCTTCGCGGTGGCCTTCGGCCTGTACACAATAGCCACAGGGCTGATGGAGAGATCGAGGGTTGGGGGAAAGAGCAAGGTCCGGAGAAAGATATTCAGCAGCGACGCGACGCTCGCCGGCGCGTTTCTCCTCGGCATAGTTGTCTCAACCACGCTCCTCCCCTGCTCGGCCGGCAGCTACCTCGTCTACGCCACGATAATCGCCCACACCAGCAGGGCTATGGCGTTTCTCCTGCTGGGGCTTTACAACTTGATCTTCGTCCTGCCGCTGGTCATGATACTCGTGGCTATGGGCAGTGTGACGGAGAGCAAGAGGTTCTCTCAGGCTATGGTGAGGCACAGCAGGGAGCTCTCCGTTATAGCAGGGATACTGCTGATAGCCATTGGAATCTGGGTTCTAACGGGAGTCTCACTTTGAGCTGAGCCTTTCCCTCACCTTCCTCTCAAACTCCACGAAGTTCGGGACGCCTATGAACTCCATCCGATTGTCTATGAGAACCGTGGGTGTTCCGAGGATGTTGTGCTCCACCACCTTCCTCTGTCCCTCCAGGGTTGCGACGCTGAGCTCTCTCGCAACGACCCTCTCTTACTTTCTCTCCGGCTCCCTGGCCATCACGACCGCCATTGGGCAGTAGGGGCAACCTGGGGTTATGACCTCCATGACGACCTTTGGCTCCCGGGGTTTGACCTCAATCATTGCGGCCCATTCATGAGCTCGAGCATCTTCTTTCTCCTTATCATCTCCAGCTCGTCCATCCTCTCACCCGAATGGGGGAGCAAAACGGAGGTTTAAAAATTCATCTTTGATGGAGAGTTCATAGAAAAGAGAGAAAAGAGAATCAAAAATCGCCCCCTCCAAGGCCGCAGATGTTTGCGAAGGGGCAGATGGAGCAGTCCTCGGTGTAGGGCTTGAGATATGGCTCACCCTTGATGGATTTCGTTATTTCCTTGGCCTTTTCCATTGCCTCATCTTCCCCCTCAAGGACGAGGGTCACGCTCCCCTCAGCCCCTCCAGCGCCGCCAGCGGCTATCGGAATCGCCTCAACCCCCGCGAGTATCCTGTAGGCCTCAACCTCGGTCACAGGGTGGGCGTGGGGTATCGGCACGAGCGCCGCGTAAAGCCCCGTCCCCCAGTCGAAGGAGTATATGCCGGTCAGCTTCGCGCTCTCTTCTACCGGTGTCGGCACGAACTTCTCAAGGCTCACCGGCGTTATCGTGAAGACCCCTTTCGTTATCGTCCACCCGAAGGTCTTGCCTATCGTCCCGCCGTCTGGAGCGGCAGCAAAGACAGCCACGTTCCAGTTGATGTCTATCGCGTTGGCCCCCTTGATGAACACATCCTTCGGCCCCATCCGTTTGAGCGCCTCGAGGGGGTCGTCAAAGGGCTCGCCCTTATAGAGGACGAGGTGCTTCGGCCATGTTGCCTTTGGCGTAACGCAGGTTCTTCCTTTGCTTATAATCCCAACTGTCCACTTCTCCTTCTCTATCTTCTCTCCGAGGAGCTCCTCGGCCACATAGGCGGCAGTTGTCCCCGTGGCGACGTAAACGAAGCCGTGCTTGAGGGCGTGCTGAACCTCGGGCATGGCGGCGACGGCTTTCGCTATGAGGCGCTTGCTTTCCGGGGGCGTTAAAGTGACGAGTGCCCTTTTCATCTGGATCACCAGGATAAAATGGGTGTCGAAAGGTATTAAACCTTCCCTTAGAGGAACCGAGAAGCCTTAGGGAGCCCAAAAACCAAAGGGGCCTCAAAACACTCTCGCGAAGCCCCACTTGCGGACACTGGTCAATATAGAGGTTTCTGTGCTCCTTATCCCTTCTACCTTCCCCAATTTTTCGATGAGAAAGTTCTCAAGCTCGTAGAGGTCCCTAACTGTAACCTGCATGAGGATGTCGTGTGCCCCCGTGGCTATGCCGAGGACGTCCACTTCAGGGAGCTTGCTCAGCTCCTCAGCGGCATTCTTCACCCTGCTTGGCTCTACGTCGACCGCTATGAACGCGACTATCGAATAGCCTGCTTTGAACGGGTTTATCAGGGCAGCAAACTTTCTTATGACTCCGCTCTCGACCAGCTTCTTCACCCTGAGCCTGACCGTTGATTCCGGCACCTTCAGCCTTCTCGCTATCTCCGAGTAGCTTGCCCTCCCGTCCTCTTGGAGGATATGGAGTATCATCCTGTCGAGGCCGTCAAGCTTTCCCTGATTCCGCATTATATCACCTCGATTTTTGCTTTATTGTCCAATTATTTTTAAAGATTTTTACGGAATTAGCAAAATTTGGGCGAAATCTCTATTAGTTTCAAATACATATAGCAGTATGGTGAGAGCATGGAGTACCCAAGGAGTAAGGAGGAGGTAGTGGAGCGCTATTCCCGCGTTTTTCCCAGGTCTGCCCGGGTAACCTATGCCCCGATAGCTGCCGTGAGGGCGGAAAACGCCCGTGTCTGGGACATCGAGGGTAGGGAGTACATTGATTTTCTCAGCGATGCCGCCGTTCAGAACGTTGGCCACAACAACCCCCGCGTTGTGCAGGCCATAAGGGAACAGGCCGAGAGGCTGGTTCACTTCACCTTCATCTATGGTTTCCCGGTCGAGCCTCTCCTCCTTGCGGAAAAGCTTGCTGAGATTGCCCCAATCAGGGCTCCCAAGGTCAGCTTCGGCCTGAGTGGGAGCGACGCCAACGATGGGGCGATAAAGTTCGCGAGGGCCTACACTAAGAGGAGGACGATTCTGAGCTACATTCGGAGCTACTACGGGGCCACTTACGGCTCGATGAGCATAACCGGCCTTGACTTTGAGGTTCGCTCTGTAGTTGGAGAGCTGAGCGACGTCCACTACATCCCCTACCCCAACTGCTACCGCTGTCCCTTTGGGAAGGAGCCGAAGAGCTGCAAAATGGAGTGCGTGAGTTACCTGAAGGAGAAGTTCGAAGGTGAGGTCTACGCGGACGGAGTTGCTGCACTCTTCGCCGAGCCAATACAGGGCGACGCCGGAATGGTGGTTCCTCCAGAGGACTACTTCAGGAAGGTCAAAAGGATACTTGATGAGCATGGGATACTCCTCGTTGTCGACGAAGTCCAGAGCGGTATGGGCAGGAGTGGAAAGTGGTTCGCGATAGAGCACTTCGGCGTTGAGCCGGACATAATAACCCTTGCGAAGCCCCTCGGAGGAGGCCTTCCTATAAGCGCAATAATCGGAAGGGGGGAGATAATGGACTCCCTCCCGCCGCTGGGCCACACCTTCACCCTGAGCGGAAACCCCGTTGCCAGCA
The sequence above is drawn from the Thermococcus pacificus genome and encodes:
- a CDS encoding SDR family NAD(P)-dependent oxidoreductase, translated to MELAGKVALVTGAGRGIGRAIAVALARKGANVAVNYAHSAEGAWKTVELCRSHGVDAIAVKADVSNREEVRKMVEEVVGHFGRIDILVNNAGILGKALRPMEVTDEDWDAVLGVNLKGAFIVTQEVLRYMKKGKIVNIASIAGKDGGTVGPHYAASKGGLIALTFNLARHLAPDILVNAVAPGPVDTELISPDIKEKLKKLSLTGEIAKPEEIAHAVIFLLENDHITGELIDVNGGRLMD
- a CDS encoding leucine/methionine racemase is translated as MEYPRSKEEVVERYSRVFPRSARVTYAPIAAVRAENARVWDIEGREYIDFLSDAAVQNVGHNNPRVVQAIREQAERLVHFTFIYGFPVEPLLLAEKLAEIAPIRAPKVSFGLSGSDANDGAIKFARAYTKRRTILSYIRSYYGATYGSMSITGLDFEVRSVVGELSDVHYIPYPNCYRCPFGKEPKSCKMECVSYLKEKFEGEVYADGVAALFAEPIQGDAGMVVPPEDYFRKVKRILDEHGILLVVDEVQSGMGRSGKWFAIEHFGVEPDIITLAKPLGGGLPISAIIGRGEIMDSLPPLGHTFTLSGNPVASRAALAVIEEIEEKGLLRRAEKLGAYTKKRLEEMKEEHELIGDVRGLGLMLGVDLVKDRETKERAYEEARKVVWRAYELGLVLAFLQGNVLRIQPPLTIEEELLDEGLNRLEKAIADVEEGKVPDSVLAKVQGW
- a CDS encoding glutaredoxin, producing MKKLGMVLLLMLLIGFAAGCISNSNTSTQSQTTSTGPEYVVINGTKIYLNQIHFYMYGLKTCPHCRAMKEEIPKVYGNDSLTYYELMNNETNMKLFETQYTYTGISGVPAIAIAYGGNLTAIIEGEYNVSATPKIIYTSMENRAVVLFVGGKAYLLKNQTIISTLKAIYIEHRLPENETG
- a CDS encoding DUF2284 domain-containing protein produces the protein MRVLWEREIDASEIVVSPRPVWKCRACPMYGKRPSCPPYAPNWREAKDWVGHFRRAFLIKFEIDMENFEGEKRKALLYLLKREEELFKEGHMYAMALFPGSCNLCDDCPFEHGQACRFPTTVRPSINAIGIEIGKLVKIDFSESVLYGMVLIN
- a CDS encoding Lrp/AsnC family transcriptional regulator, which gives rise to MRNQGKLDGLDRMILHILQEDGRASYSEIARRLKVPESTVRLRVKKLVESGVIRKFAALINPFKAGYSIVAFIAVDVEPSRVKNAAEELSKLPEVDVLGIATGAHDILMQVTVRDLYELENFLIEKLGKVEGIRSTETSILTSVRKWGFARVF
- a CDS encoding cytochrome C biogenesis protein CcdA, translated to MRSELKGLAIILLVSFGISSLALWALDMVSFLPTFFTLALTDSINPCTFVIYTMLLIALSVREISRRRLYLVGMSFVVAVYISYYLLGVGLLYLGSYIPLWAAGVFAVAFGLYTIATGLMERSRVGGKSKVRRKIFSSDATLAGAFLLGIVVSTTLLPCSAGSYLVYATIIAHTSRAMAFLLLGLYNLIFVLPLVMILVAMGSVTESKRFSQAMVRHSRELSVIAGILLIAIGIWVLTGVSL
- a CDS encoding YbhB/YbcL family Raf kinase inhibitor-like protein is translated as MDLEIGSVFHDGDYIPVEFTCDGEDVNPPIFIGHIDPNVKSLVIIMDDPDAPMGTFTHWIAWNIPPLGEIPKGVPPKGVVEAPVRMVQGRNDFGKIGYGGPCPPKGHGVHHYHFKIYALDTVLELDPGTSRKELEKAMEGHIIQMGELVGLYERK